In uncultured Methanobrevibacter sp., the DNA window TTTTTCCATTTTTTCTGATACCATTATATCACCATTATAATTTTTGTATTTGATTTCTTATATAGTTAATTTCTATTTTATATATCAATCAAAATCACAAAATTATTTAACAAAATTCTATAAACTACATATCATGATAGAAAAGTCCCTATACGAAAACTACCAAATCGATTTCAGCGATGAAATAACACCAGAAACTGATGATTACCTGTTCATTTTTAACGAAAATAGAGAATTGTATCTGACATCAGACAGACAGCTTCCTAAAACTCTGGATGACTTTGATGTTGAGTTTTGCTTATTCATTGGAAAATACAAAGGTAAAAACTCATTTGTAGTTAACGTGTATGATGAAACCTCATTTTACGATTTAAAGGAAGTTTATGAGTTCAATCCTGATTTATACCATATTGCAGGAAAAGCCGTGCTTGTAAGGGATTGGTACATATCACATGAGTTCTGCGGAAGATGCGGAACTCCCACCCAAATAGATGAAAAGGACATGATGTTAAAGTGCCCTTCATGCGGCCAGGTACACTATCCCCGTATAGCTCCGGCAATTATTGTGGCAATCAGTAAAGAGAATGAGTTGCTCATGGCACAGCACAGCTATCATGACACAATAAGATATGCACTGATTGCAGGTTTTGTAGAACCTGGTGAATCCATTGAGGAGGCAGTGCATAGAGAAGTTCTTGAAGAAGTTGGAATTAAAATAAAAAACCTAAAATATATGAAAAGCCAGTCATGGCCTTTTCCAAATTCACTGATGCTTGGTTTTACTGCCGAATATGAATCCGGAGACATCAAAGTCGACGGGGACGAAATCGTAAAGGCAAAATGGTTTAAAAAGGATGAAATAATAAGATATGATTCAGATATCAGCATTTCAGACTGGCTGATACAGAATTTCATCGACACTCACTAACGGAATCTTTTCTTGGATTTTTGATAGAATTTCATTTTCTCCCCTTTTCAGATTTAGAGGAGTCTACAAAATTTGGTCCTGAAGGTGAGTAATGCCAATATTTCTTAAGCGGATATCCGCAACCTTTGCAGTACTCTGCATCATCGCCATTAATCCAACCGCAATA includes these proteins:
- the nudC gene encoding NAD(+) diphosphatase — its product is MIEKSLYENYQIDFSDEITPETDDYLFIFNENRELYLTSDRQLPKTLDDFDVEFCLFIGKYKGKNSFVVNVYDETSFYDLKEVYEFNPDLYHIAGKAVLVRDWYISHEFCGRCGTPTQIDEKDMMLKCPSCGQVHYPRIAPAIIVAISKENELLMAQHSYHDTIRYALIAGFVEPGESIEEAVHREVLEEVGIKIKNLKYMKSQSWPFPNSLMLGFTAEYESGDIKVDGDEIVKAKWFKKDEIIRYDSDISISDWLIQNFIDTH
- a CDS encoding zinc-ribbon domain-containing protein, coding for MSKRCTYCGWINGDDAEYCKGCGYPLKKYWHYSPSGPNFVDSSKSEKGRK